From Sporosarcina sp. Te-1, the proteins below share one genomic window:
- the nikR gene encoding nickel-responsive transcriptional regulator NikR → MSESTLKRIGISMENGLLKKFDHLIQARGYETRSEAVRDLVRDALLQHIWEQNEDIVAGTIVLFYNHSHKHLLEEMTEIQHGMHANILATTHFHLDHDNCLELIVVKGKASDIQTLSHQLTSLKGVSYGTFTVAPITAH, encoded by the coding sequence ATGTCTGAATCTACGTTAAAACGAATCGGCATTTCAATGGAAAATGGACTGCTTAAAAAATTTGACCATCTCATCCAAGCAAGAGGATATGAAACCCGCTCCGAGGCAGTCAGGGATCTCGTTCGGGATGCCCTTCTTCAGCATATTTGGGAACAGAATGAGGACATTGTCGCCGGCACCATCGTCCTCTTCTACAATCATTCCCACAAGCATCTGCTGGAGGAAATGACTGAAATCCAGCATGGCATGCACGCGAACATCCTGGCAACGACTCATTTCCACCTCGACCATGACAATTGCCTGGAGCTGATTGTTGTTAAAGGGAAAGCTTCGGACATTCAAACGCTCAGCCATCAGCTGACCAGTCTGAAAGGCGTGTCATACGGGACATTTACCGTTGCCCCGATTACGGCTCATTAG
- a CDS encoding urea transporter — translation MICSTVHINWWDAFYSGIGQIFFLQGAIAGILLFVGLFWAGWRIGLYAIAGNVIAVAGAFLLGGEHTLIDLGLYGYNAILTVIAVGIVFKEGNPPLAPVSAMIASFLTVPLIASVDTWLMPFGLSALTMPFVISTWFFVGARKVLRQL, via the coding sequence ATGATCTGTTCAACCGTACATATTAATTGGTGGGATGCTTTTTATAGCGGAATCGGCCAAATCTTCTTCTTGCAAGGAGCGATTGCGGGGATTCTACTATTCGTTGGTCTGTTCTGGGCAGGTTGGCGGATTGGACTCTATGCCATTGCCGGTAACGTGATAGCTGTGGCGGGGGCATTTTTGCTTGGAGGAGAGCATACGCTAATTGATTTAGGGCTGTATGGATACAATGCCATTTTAACTGTTATCGCAGTAGGGATTGTGTTTAAAGAGGGGAATCCGCCACTCGCTCCTGTATCTGCCATGATCGCCTCATTTTTGACCGTCCCACTCATTGCAAGTGTGGATACATGGCTTATGCCCTTTGGCCTCTCTGCATTAACCATGCCCTTTGTCATTAGTACATGGTTTTTCGTAGGAGCCAGGAAAGTATTGAGACAATTGTAA
- a CDS encoding YheE family protein, protein MKEIEVKPMFEGQIHERQQFKVTIDGNDYQGIYHEGDIDWFHPHPENDLSDAHVDHIESQVHGFMKENNQ, encoded by the coding sequence TTGAAAGAGATTGAGGTAAAACCGATGTTTGAAGGTCAAATTCATGAGAGACAACAATTCAAAGTAACCATTGACGGAAACGATTATCAAGGAATCTACCATGAAGGCGATATCGACTGGTTCCACCCACACCCTGAAAACGACTTATCAGATGCTCATGTGGATCACATTGAATCCCAAGTCCATGGTTTCATGAAAGAAAATAACCAGTAA
- a CDS encoding general stress protein, protein MKKTFIGSFPTQERLISKIKELQRKGVKEEDMYIVMKDDLAVAELKSRTSQDIHDTPSSLFERFLGFMAGEDNVRSMLEDAGFTDDEAKLYYDAVQDGAILLYIDGKVNKDSVLEQVADDSRYGGYDPLTPEELQGKERNL, encoded by the coding sequence ATGAAGAAAACATTCATCGGAAGTTTCCCGACACAGGAACGGTTGATTTCAAAAATAAAAGAATTACAACGAAAAGGCGTGAAAGAGGAAGATATGTATATCGTCATGAAGGACGACCTGGCCGTCGCCGAGCTGAAAAGCCGGACATCCCAAGACATTCACGACACACCCTCTTCCCTGTTCGAACGATTCCTTGGCTTCATGGCCGGCGAAGACAACGTACGCAGCATGCTGGAGGATGCCGGATTCACAGATGACGAGGCGAAACTCTATTATGATGCTGTCCAAGACGGCGCCATCCTTCTTTATATTGATGGCAAGGTTAACAAGGATTCTGTACTGGAACAGGTTGCTGATGACAGCCGCTATGGTGGATATGATCCACTGACACCAGAAGAATTGCAGGGCAAGGAAAGGAATTTATAG
- a CDS encoding transglutaminase domain-containing protein, with protein sequence MKRTSVLFSVVFLALVFFMQYPRLSEAASISTPKSYELIKTSLLSGQTTGHFDTAELTYKQVGDLIHQVVSENPAIQYYEGASIRSDGQIQYKYSVSPGILRVHQKAMQAEADRVLQSIIQPGDTDMEQVKAIHDYLVMHVAYDYENLKNNSLPSDSYTAYGALVKKSAVCEGYTKAAQLLLDRLGIENRFVIGSAGGELHSWNAVKLDDTWYFMDITWDDPVPDKPGFIQYAYFLVTTEQLRTDHTWKEDEYPAATSTTYRYFHEFGQTISVGDTFYFSNKTDNDKLYKINKDGTNKQRVGNIRAPYFAIYGSTVYLSNYMDGGYLYKMKLDGSGLTRLNFSHSTAIQNDGNLLSYLNEKTGQRETFTLEKETQPIVPTGAMVAATKMWTVTFNTKIDPASITNQNIYVTSAEGKTIPVKLSIHPTDTTKLLVYPPNGNYERNQNYVLTIEKVKTPTGKIQRKRTTQPFYVK encoded by the coding sequence ATGAAACGTACATCAGTCTTATTCTCTGTCGTGTTTTTGGCATTGGTTTTCTTTATGCAATATCCGCGACTATCCGAAGCGGCTTCGATATCGACCCCCAAGTCATATGAACTCATTAAGACCTCTTTGCTCAGCGGACAGACAACCGGTCATTTTGATACGGCCGAATTGACATACAAGCAAGTCGGAGATCTGATACACCAAGTGGTCTCAGAAAATCCGGCCATCCAATACTATGAGGGTGCTTCTATACGCTCCGACGGGCAGATTCAATACAAGTATTCTGTTTCTCCTGGTATTTTGAGAGTGCATCAGAAGGCCATGCAAGCGGAAGCCGATCGAGTCCTTCAGTCGATTATCCAACCAGGCGACACTGATATGGAACAAGTCAAAGCGATCCATGACTACTTGGTAATGCACGTCGCATACGATTACGAAAACCTGAAGAACAACAGTCTTCCGTCAGACTCCTATACGGCGTATGGAGCGCTTGTGAAAAAGAGCGCGGTTTGTGAAGGCTATACAAAAGCGGCCCAATTGCTCTTGGATCGTCTTGGAATTGAGAACCGATTCGTGATTGGTTCCGCTGGTGGTGAACTCCATTCCTGGAACGCTGTAAAACTGGATGATACATGGTATTTCATGGACATCACTTGGGACGACCCCGTCCCGGACAAGCCGGGTTTTATCCAATATGCCTACTTCCTCGTCACGACCGAGCAACTTCGAACGGATCATACTTGGAAGGAAGATGAGTACCCGGCGGCGACAAGCACAACATACCGTTATTTCCATGAATTTGGCCAAACCATTTCAGTGGGTGACACGTTTTATTTCAGCAATAAAACGGATAACGACAAACTATACAAGATCAACAAGGACGGAACGAATAAACAGAGGGTCGGAAACATCCGAGCTCCCTACTTCGCTATTTATGGCTCCACCGTTTACTTGAGCAACTACATGGACGGCGGTTACTTATACAAAATGAAACTGGACGGCAGCGGATTGACCCGGCTAAACTTTTCCCATTCCACCGCCATCCAAAACGACGGCAATCTCCTCTCCTATTTGAATGAAAAGACAGGACAAAGAGAAACATTCACGCTTGAAAAGGAGACCCAGCCCATAGTGCCAACCGGTGCTATGGTCGCGGCAACAAAAATGTGGACTGTCACGTTTAATACAAAAATTGATCCGGCATCCATAACGAATCAAAACATTTATGTTACATCAGCAGAAGGCAAAACAATACCTGTCAAATTGTCCATACACCCCACAGACACAACAAAGCTGCTCGTCTATCCGCCAAACGGTAACTACGAGCGGAATCAGAACTATGTATTGACCATTGAAAAGGTAAAGACCCCAACCGGGAAAATACAACGCAAACGGACGACCCAACCATTCTATGTAAAGTAA
- a CDS encoding ABC transporter ATP-binding protein, translating into MQVELRDLSMEFQDVIAVNRLNLTIEQGKLVSILGPSGCGKSTTLFMMAGIYESTGGDILFDGKSMNGVPPESRGIGMVFQNYALYPHMTVLQNIQFPLRMRKVPRKQATERAIEMAKLVQIDHLADRKPGQLSGGQQQRTAIARALARKPDLLLFDEPLSNLDARLRLEMREEIRRIQQELQVTTIFVTHDQEEAMSISDQVILMKDGVVQQYSPPQKMYDEPENLFVASFLGSPPINQLKGNISKGFISIAGTNQSIPVELATEEIDCIVAVRPESFYKAAKDEFHLTASVELVERIGRDMMAVVKLGEAVLRVFLSHEDEVQAGDEICLGIRKKGFHLFTPAGERIPFQASWYGHKR; encoded by the coding sequence ATGCAAGTGGAGTTGCGTGATTTGTCAATGGAGTTCCAAGACGTGATAGCGGTCAATCGACTCAATCTGACAATTGAACAAGGAAAACTAGTATCGATTCTGGGGCCGAGTGGATGCGGGAAGAGTACGACACTTTTTATGATGGCGGGGATCTACGAATCGACCGGAGGGGACATTCTTTTTGACGGAAAATCAATGAATGGTGTTCCACCGGAATCAAGAGGCATCGGGATGGTATTTCAAAATTATGCTTTATACCCGCATATGACTGTTCTTCAAAACATCCAGTTTCCTTTGCGAATGCGGAAAGTGCCCCGGAAACAGGCAACAGAACGGGCGATAGAGATGGCAAAACTTGTCCAAATCGACCACTTGGCAGATCGGAAACCAGGGCAATTATCAGGCGGCCAGCAACAGCGGACGGCTATTGCACGGGCGCTCGCGAGAAAGCCGGATCTGTTGCTGTTTGATGAACCACTTTCCAACTTGGATGCCAGGCTGCGACTGGAAATGAGGGAAGAGATCAGGCGTATCCAGCAAGAGCTCCAAGTGACAACTATTTTTGTCACTCATGATCAGGAAGAAGCGATGAGCATCTCCGATCAAGTGATATTGATGAAGGATGGGGTGGTGCAGCAATATTCGCCTCCACAGAAAATGTACGACGAACCAGAGAATTTATTTGTGGCCAGTTTCCTCGGAAGTCCCCCTATTAATCAACTAAAGGGAAACATTAGCAAAGGATTCATTTCAATTGCTGGGACCAACCAATCCATCCCAGTTGAGCTTGCTACTGAAGAAATAGATTGTATCGTGGCGGTTCGTCCGGAATCATTTTATAAAGCCGCAAAGGATGAATTTCATTTGACGGCCAGTGTTGAGCTGGTCGAACGAATTGGACGCGATATGATGGCAGTTGTAAAACTCGGAGAAGCAGTGCTGCGTGTTTTTCTGTCACATGAGGACGAGGTCCAAGCCGGCGATGAGATTTGTCTCGGCATTCGGAAAAAAGGATTTCATCTATTCACACCCGCTGGAGAGCGCATTCCATTCCAAGCTTCCTGGTACGGACATAAACGGTAA
- a CDS encoding carbohydrate ABC transporter permease: protein MERATRKTTIQAYLYLLPALLIIVLFTIYPIIKSLLISFYDDYDYFNDIVYARGIASYLYLWHDPTFHKALGNTFIFVIGVVPASIVLSMLIAILLNSNIRLRSFFRTAYFIPFVTSVVAVSIVWRWIFHTEYGLFNYVLGLFGVDPVAWLTDPKWAMPSLIILSIWKGLGYNIIIFLAGLQNINAQYDLAARMDGAGKARRFFHITLPLLSPTTFFVSIVSIIGSFKVFDEIYALFGGQPGPVSSALTVVYYIFEKFYGEWEFGIASAAAYCLFIIIFILTLIQLYIGKRKVTY, encoded by the coding sequence ATGGAGAGAGCTACGAGAAAGACGACAATTCAAGCCTACTTGTATTTATTGCCGGCTTTATTAATCATTGTACTGTTTACTATCTATCCGATCATCAAATCACTGCTGATCAGTTTTTATGATGATTACGATTACTTTAACGATATAGTTTATGCACGCGGGATTGCCAGCTATCTTTACTTATGGCATGATCCGACATTTCATAAGGCGTTAGGAAATACCTTTATCTTTGTCATCGGTGTCGTTCCCGCTTCCATTGTCCTGTCGATGCTCATTGCCATTCTATTGAATTCGAACATTCGCTTGCGTTCTTTTTTCCGTACGGCCTATTTCATTCCATTTGTCACGTCGGTCGTCGCCGTATCGATTGTCTGGCGCTGGATTTTCCATACGGAATACGGTTTGTTCAATTATGTTCTCGGTCTGTTCGGTGTAGATCCGGTTGCATGGCTCACCGATCCGAAATGGGCGATGCCGTCATTGATCATTCTCAGCATTTGGAAAGGCCTAGGCTACAATATTATTATTTTTTTGGCGGGACTGCAAAATATCAATGCGCAATACGACTTGGCTGCCCGAATGGACGGGGCAGGTAAGGCCAGACGATTTTTTCATATCACCCTGCCGCTGCTATCACCGACTACTTTTTTCGTGTCGATTGTGTCTATTATCGGCTCTTTTAAAGTGTTTGATGAAATTTATGCGTTATTTGGAGGGCAACCCGGACCCGTTTCAAGCGCACTGACGGTCGTCTATTACATATTCGAAAAATTTTACGGCGAATGGGAATTTGGCATCGCCTCTGCGGCCGCCTACTGCTTATTCATCATCATTTTTATCCTTACGTTGATCCAACTGTATATAGGAAAACGAAAGGTCACCTATTAG
- a CDS encoding carbohydrate ABC transporter permease translates to MLRDALSKTTIYVALGIGALLMLLPFIWMLLTSLKSGNEVMIMPPVWWPDEFKWGNYKTAWDMAPFGRYLLNSLVVMILSTLGELLTTILAAYAFSKLHFWGRDIVFALLLGTMMVPGEVLLIPNFVFLSNLGWIDRYEALIIPWTASVFAIFLLRQFFLSVPKDLGYAAKIDGCSDFRFLWTIMVPLAKPALFTIALLKAIGSWNAFLWPLIVTSSKEMRTLPVGLTSFSTEAGTIYELLMAASTMIILPMILLYFILQKYIIQGISKAGLKG, encoded by the coding sequence ATGTTGAGGGATGCATTATCGAAAACGACTATTTATGTTGCCTTGGGGATCGGGGCTTTGCTCATGTTATTGCCTTTCATTTGGATGCTGCTCACTTCTTTGAAGAGCGGTAATGAGGTCATGATTATGCCGCCTGTATGGTGGCCGGATGAATTCAAGTGGGGAAATTATAAAACCGCATGGGACATGGCGCCATTCGGCAGATATTTGTTAAATAGCCTGGTTGTCATGATTTTATCCACACTTGGGGAGCTGCTAACGACCATTTTGGCGGCTTACGCGTTTTCCAAGCTCCACTTTTGGGGGCGGGATATCGTCTTTGCTTTGCTCTTAGGAACGATGATGGTGCCGGGCGAGGTACTGTTAATACCAAACTTTGTCTTCCTCTCCAATCTTGGCTGGATCGATCGGTACGAAGCGTTGATCATCCCGTGGACGGCAAGTGTGTTCGCCATCTTTCTGTTACGCCAATTTTTCCTAAGCGTACCGAAAGATCTCGGCTATGCGGCGAAAATAGATGGATGCAGCGATTTTCGGTTTCTGTGGACCATCATGGTGCCCCTTGCCAAACCGGCACTTTTCACTATTGCCCTGTTGAAAGCGATTGGGTCATGGAATGCCTTTCTTTGGCCGCTGATCGTAACGAGCTCGAAGGAAATGCGAACATTGCCAGTTGGACTTACTTCCTTCAGTACGGAAGCGGGGACGATATATGAGTTGCTGATGGCCGCTTCGACGATGATCATTTTACCAATGATCCTTCTTTATTTCATCCTGCAAAAGTATATCATTCAAGGCATTTCGAAAGCAGGCCTTAAAGGTTGA
- a CDS encoding ABC transporter substrate-binding protein, translating to MKKISVLLSLMLILLLGACNTTSDGESSQSATPAETAKEKEAVAMDEPKEPVEIEFWHAMNGDHEKTLEKITDDFNAQNEHITVKLVNQGGYGDLSQKLMASAKAKTLPTLSQAYEDWVTEYIQNDLVADLTPYVEDAEAGMTDEDLNDIVDVFREANMWDGKFYSMPFNKSTRVLFYNKELLEEAGVAAPTNWDELKSAADKLTTTKDGKNIVGMGFENGVGMELIMWVKQAGGDFIDEKNRKVLFNSPEGIEALSFINSMIQDGTARLAGEDGYMSGPFTRGDVAMYIGSNAGIAFVANDAEGNIEWTTAPVPDGKKKASAFMGTNVAMFNSATDEEKAAAWEYMKFLISKENTTYWARNTGYLPVRYSALQSEEWKKFIEENPEYGVAQEQFDGGFYDPRVIGAYGVKNAINKEVEFVLLGQKSVEQGLEDAEKAAQAELDKANR from the coding sequence TTGAAAAAAATATCGGTTTTACTATCACTTATGCTCATACTACTGTTAGGCGCATGTAATACAACATCCGATGGGGAGTCATCTCAATCTGCAACCCCTGCGGAGACAGCGAAGGAAAAAGAGGCAGTCGCCATGGATGAACCGAAAGAGCCTGTGGAAATTGAGTTTTGGCATGCGATGAATGGCGATCATGAAAAAACCTTAGAGAAAATCACGGATGACTTCAATGCACAAAATGAGCACATTACGGTAAAGCTTGTCAATCAAGGTGGATACGGAGATTTGTCGCAAAAATTAATGGCATCCGCCAAAGCAAAAACGCTGCCGACCTTGTCCCAAGCATATGAGGATTGGGTGACGGAGTATATCCAGAATGATTTGGTTGCGGATTTGACTCCTTATGTGGAAGATGCTGAAGCTGGTATGACAGATGAGGATTTGAACGATATTGTGGACGTATTCCGAGAAGCAAATATGTGGGACGGAAAGTTTTATTCTATGCCGTTCAATAAAAGCACCCGTGTGCTGTTCTACAATAAAGAACTTCTGGAAGAAGCCGGTGTGGCTGCTCCGACAAATTGGGATGAATTAAAATCAGCAGCGGACAAACTGACGACAACGAAAGACGGAAAAAATATCGTCGGAATGGGCTTTGAAAACGGTGTCGGAATGGAACTGATCATGTGGGTGAAGCAAGCTGGCGGAGACTTTATCGATGAAAAAAATCGGAAGGTGCTGTTCAATTCGCCGGAAGGAATTGAAGCTCTGTCCTTCATCAATTCAATGATCCAAGACGGCACAGCGCGTTTAGCAGGAGAGGATGGCTATATGTCGGGTCCGTTCACACGCGGAGATGTAGCTATGTATATCGGATCGAACGCAGGTATAGCATTCGTGGCAAATGATGCGGAGGGGAATATTGAATGGACAACCGCCCCTGTTCCGGATGGAAAGAAAAAAGCGAGCGCGTTCATGGGGACGAATGTCGCTATGTTCAATTCCGCTACCGATGAAGAAAAAGCAGCAGCATGGGAGTATATGAAATTTTTGATCTCTAAGGAGAATACAACGTATTGGGCCAGGAACACAGGTTACTTGCCAGTCCGTTATTCGGCTCTCCAAAGTGAAGAATGGAAAAAGTTCATAGAAGAAAATCCCGAGTATGGCGTCGCGCAAGAGCAGTTTGATGGCGGATTTTATGATCCGCGTGTCATAGGCGCGTATGGTGTGAAAAACGCAATCAATAAAGAGGTGGAATTCGTGTTGCTTGGGCAAAAATCGGTTGAGCAAGGGCTCGAGGACGCAGAAAAAGCAGCTCAAGCCGAATTGGACAAAGCGAATCGATGA
- a CDS encoding MBL fold metallo-hydrolase gives MQDNTTITFWSGLRTIGGTIISIEHGADRILFDFGELFHTQRLFSKGKKIRAQRYTSDLLKLQALPAIKGIYSSHSLLDTPLLPFEESRQQTAVFISHLHLDHIGSIMHLAPDLPLYMTEEGKRLYAALHEINTPSCEQTPDRIWGVEPGERIRIGESIEVELLAVDHDVIGAAGMLVKTPDVKVAYTGDLRFHGIHREKSMAFIEEVKRFTPDILITEGTALREDSKLEPLLDYPKELRQENDVQEEVTTHLSGAAGAAFFNWYERDLMRLKILIEAAKAAGRQVVLEPESAYLAKQFHIPGLYLVYAPCDLSDELPLWESRLPDVKWITKNLLVQHAEKYFVENQFDRLFELLDFQLESSLYIHTNGTPLGPFDPDYDKLISFLESINCKKIDIFCSGHATGNHLQWLVEEINSPYVVPLHSFHPEKLQPAHGVRILPEPNETLRFTNGILQPQE, from the coding sequence ATGCAGGACAATACGACAATTACCTTTTGGAGCGGATTACGTACAATCGGAGGCACGATCATATCGATCGAACACGGGGCGGATCGGATTCTTTTCGATTTTGGAGAGCTTTTTCACACGCAACGTCTTTTTTCGAAAGGGAAGAAAATCAGGGCGCAACGCTATACTTCTGATTTGTTGAAGCTACAAGCTTTACCCGCCATTAAGGGAATTTACAGCAGCCATTCTTTGCTTGACACGCCGCTTCTGCCTTTTGAAGAATCGAGGCAGCAAACCGCAGTGTTCATTTCCCATCTTCACCTCGATCATATCGGCAGCATCATGCATTTGGCTCCAGATCTTCCTTTATACATGACGGAAGAAGGAAAACGGCTGTATGCCGCCTTGCATGAAATAAATACGCCAAGTTGTGAACAGACTCCTGATCGAATCTGGGGAGTGGAGCCGGGTGAGCGCATTAGAATAGGAGAGTCCATCGAGGTGGAGTTGCTAGCAGTCGATCACGACGTTATCGGGGCAGCAGGTATGCTTGTGAAAACACCGGACGTCAAAGTCGCCTATACGGGAGATCTTCGCTTTCATGGCATCCATCGTGAGAAAAGCATGGCATTTATCGAGGAAGTGAAGCGGTTCACACCAGATATTTTGATTACAGAAGGAACAGCACTTCGGGAAGATTCGAAACTTGAGCCGCTATTGGACTACCCAAAGGAATTACGGCAGGAGAACGATGTTCAGGAGGAAGTGACAACGCATTTGTCCGGGGCAGCGGGTGCTGCTTTCTTTAATTGGTATGAGCGTGATTTGATGCGGTTGAAAATACTTATCGAAGCAGCCAAGGCTGCCGGAAGGCAAGTCGTTCTAGAGCCGGAATCTGCTTATTTAGCAAAGCAGTTTCACATACCAGGTCTATATCTGGTGTACGCGCCATGTGATCTTTCGGATGAACTACCGTTATGGGAGTCCAGACTGCCGGACGTGAAATGGATTACGAAAAATTTATTGGTTCAGCATGCCGAAAAGTATTTTGTGGAGAATCAATTTGACCGGCTATTCGAGCTGCTCGATTTTCAGTTAGAGAGTTCATTATACATTCACACGAATGGCACGCCACTCGGCCCATTCGATCCAGACTACGACAAGTTGATTTCTTTCTTGGAGTCGATTAACTGCAAGAAGATTGATATCTTCTGCTCAGGTCATGCGACGGGCAATCATCTACAATGGCTCGTGGAGGAAATAAATTCACCCTATGTCGTCCCTTTGCATAGTTTTCATCCAGAAAAACTGCAACCAGCGCATGGAGTCCGCATACTGCCGGAGCCAAATGAAACATTGCGATTTACTAACGGAATCCTGCAACCGCAAGAATGA
- a CDS encoding amidohydrolase: MNTELKERLIAWRRDFHRHPEQGFLELRTASIVAGELDRLGYTLKTGLDVMVPEEMMGRHDREAIEKQVDWARQHDANLEFLERFREGYTGIVAEWDTGRPGPVTTFRVDMDALPIVESDDAGHFPQQQGFSSTVPGSMHACGHDAHTSIGLGLAVRISETAESFSGVIRILFQPAEEGTRGAKSMTAAGVVDDTDYFIASHVGTGVPHRHVVAAANGFMATTKLNVTFRGKASHAGAKPEDGNNALLAAANAALNLHAISRHSGGASRINVGELHAGSGRNIVADSAEMKIETRGETSEVNRYVREQAESVIAGAAAMYGVAYELDIVGEATSSKCSPELAEILVECATPSPFVEQIVFEDNTSAGSEDATYFMERVKGRGGLATYCIFGTNLAAGHHNEKFDIDEETMFAGVDVLYRVAQRLNALN, translated from the coding sequence GTGAATACTGAATTAAAAGAAAGACTCATAGCGTGGCGGCGGGATTTCCATCGCCATCCCGAGCAAGGCTTCCTGGAACTCCGGACGGCTTCCATCGTTGCCGGAGAGCTGGATCGCCTCGGATACACCTTAAAAACCGGACTGGATGTGATGGTGCCCGAGGAAATGATGGGAAGACATGACCGGGAAGCAATTGAAAAACAAGTAGATTGGGCTCGCCAGCACGATGCAAATTTAGAGTTTCTGGAACGTTTCCGAGAAGGCTATACCGGCATTGTTGCGGAATGGGATACCGGAAGACCCGGGCCTGTTACGACATTCCGTGTCGATATGGATGCCCTGCCGATTGTGGAAAGCGATGATGCTGGACACTTCCCGCAGCAGCAAGGATTCAGCTCTACTGTCCCCGGCTCTATGCATGCTTGTGGTCATGACGCCCACACATCGATCGGACTGGGCCTGGCTGTACGTATCTCAGAAACTGCCGAATCATTTTCGGGTGTCATCCGGATTTTATTCCAGCCGGCCGAGGAAGGCACGCGCGGCGCGAAGTCGATGACCGCAGCAGGCGTTGTCGATGATACAGATTACTTCATCGCCTCCCACGTCGGAACAGGTGTCCCCCACCGGCACGTCGTTGCAGCAGCTAACGGATTCATGGCGACCACCAAGCTGAACGTTACATTTCGTGGGAAAGCTTCGCATGCCGGGGCCAAACCGGAAGATGGGAATAACGCATTGCTCGCAGCTGCGAATGCCGCTCTGAACCTACACGCCATCTCCAGACATTCCGGCGGCGCTTCCCGAATCAATGTCGGTGAGTTGCATGCCGGAAGCGGACGAAACATCGTGGCAGACAGTGCCGAGATGAAAATCGAAACACGAGGTGAAACATCCGAAGTGAACCGGTATGTACGGGAACAGGCTGAATCCGTCATCGCCGGAGCCGCTGCAATGTATGGAGTGGCATACGAGCTGGACATCGTCGGTGAAGCAACCAGCAGCAAATGTTCGCCTGAACTGGCGGAAATACTAGTCGAATGCGCAACACCTTCCCCGTTTGTCGAACAAATTGTCTTCGAAGATAATACATCCGCTGGTTCCGAGGACGCGACGTACTTTATGGAGCGTGTTAAGGGAAGGGGCGGCCTAGCGACGTATTGCATCTTTGGGACCAATTTAGCAGCCGGTCACCATAACGAGAAATTTGATATTGATGAAGAAACGATGTTCGCCGGTGTGGATGTGTTATACCGTGTTGCTCAACGATTGAACGCGTTGAACTAA